In a single window of the Zea mays cultivar B73 chromosome 5, Zm-B73-REFERENCE-NAM-5.0, whole genome shotgun sequence genome:
- the LOC100285132 gene encoding RER1A protein: MEPSPVGDGGSAERWRAEASRAFQHYLDRAAPHTAGRWAGTLVAAAVYALRVYYVRGFYVVTYGLGIYLLNLLIGFLSPMVDPELEALEAGPGLPTRGSEEFKPFVRRLPEFKFWYAITKAFCIAFVMTFFSVFDVPVFWPILLCYWIVLFVLTMKRQIMHMVKYKYVPFSFGKQRYGGKKRPGASASKE, from the exons atggagccctcccCCGTCGGCGACGGTGGCTCGGCGGAGCGGTGGCGCGCGGAGGCGTCGCGGGCGTTCCAGCACTACCTGGACCGCGCGGCGCCGCACACGGCGGGGCGGTGGGCGGGCACGCTCGTGGCCGCGGCGGTGTACGCGCTTCGGGTCTACTACGTGCGCGGCTTCTACGTCGTCACCTACGGGCTGGGCATCTACCTGCTCAACCTCCTCATCGGCTTCCTCTCCCCCATGGTCGACCCGGAGCTCGAGGCGCTCGAGGCCGGGCCCGGGCTCCCCACCCGCGGCTCCGAAGAGTTCAAGCCCTTCGTCCGCCGCCTCCCCGAGTTCAAGTTCTG GTATGCCATAACAAAAGCCTTTTGCATTGCTTTCGTCATGACCTTCTTCTCTGTATTCGATGTTCCTGTCTTCTGGCCAATACTTCTCTGTTACTGGATTGTGCTCTTTGTCCTGACAATGAAGCGACAAATTATGCATATGGTCAAGTACAAGTATGTCCCATTCAGCTTTGGAAAGCAG AGGTATGGCGGAAAGAAACGCCCTGGAGCCAGTGCATCAAAAGAGTAA